The Gloeomargarita lithophora Alchichica-D10 genomic sequence TGGGGACGGCGGCGCCTCAGCAGACTATTGAGCGTCTGACCCTCAGCCCCGACCAACAGTGGGAACAGGTGCGCTTGCCCGCCCAGCAGGTGGTGGGTTGGGTCAAGGCCGGAAATTTACAATCCGCCGCCACCGTGCCATCGCCCCAGACGCAGCCCAATTTGTGGGTCACGGCTCAGGATGGTTTGATTTTGCGCCGGGAACCCAGTACCAATGCGCCGATGGTCACCGGGTTGGCCTATGCCCAGGAATTGATTTTAGTCGCCCATAACCCGGAGCAAACCTGGGCGCAGGTGCAAATCCCAGCGACTCAGACCACCGGCTGGGTAAAATCCGAATACACCCGCAGTACGCCGCCCACCGAGCGGGAAGGCCGTCAGGTGCAAGTTAATTCCCCCACCGGGCTGATTTTGCGCCAGTCACCCAACGGTCAGCCCCTGGTTACCCTAGGGGAGCGGGAACAGTTACTCGTCCTGAATACCAGCCCCGATGGGCAATGGTTAAAAGTATCCGTCCTGCGTACCCAACAGGAAGGCTGGGTGAATATCCGGTACACCCAACCGCTGTAGGGGATGGCACCATCTGGAATTATAGTGACGCTGGAAATGAACCGCCAACGTTGCGGTGACGTATAACC encodes the following:
- a CDS encoding SH3 domain-containing protein, whose amino-acid sequence is MASRLRESSSPWAWVVGLVLATTLPMTASFILVRLGLNHWYQATQPQSETPTVNRPQADVIPAGTPMRVSAPQGLLVRAQPSPDSPVVGTAAPQQTIERLTLSPDQQWEQVRLPAQQVVGWVKAGNLQSAATVPSPQTQPNLWVTAQDGLILRREPSTNAPMVTGLAYAQELILVAHNPEQTWAQVQIPATQTTGWVKSEYTRSTPPTEREGRQVQVNSPTGLILRQSPNGQPLVTLGEREQLLVLNTSPDGQWLKVSVLRTQQEGWVNIRYTQPL